In a single window of the Gossypium hirsutum isolate 1008001.06 chromosome D02, Gossypium_hirsutum_v2.1, whole genome shotgun sequence genome:
- the LOC107908926 gene encoding synaptotagmin-1, translating into MGVFSTILGLFGFGVGISAGLVIGYYLFIFFQPSDVKDPEIRPLVEQDSETLQGMLPEIPLWVKNPDYDRVDWINKFLEYMWPYLDKAICMTAENIAKPIIEEQIPKYKIDAVKFEKLTLGSLPPTFQGMKVYVTDEKELIMEPLIKWAGNPDVTIAVKAFGLKATVQVVDLQVFALPRITLKPLVPSFPCFANIFVSLMEKPYVDFGLKLIGADLMSIPGLYRFVQELIKDQVANMYLWPKTLQVPVLDPSKAFKRPVGVLHVKVLRASKLKKKDFLGASDPYVKLKLTEDKLTSKKTTVKHKNLNPEWNEEFDMIVKDPQTQALELHVIDWEQVGKHDKMGMNVVPLKELTADEPKGFTLELLKNMDLNDAQNEKSRGQLEVELTYKPFKEDEMPKTFEESKTLQKAPEDTPDGGGVLVVIVHEAQDVEGKHHTNPYVTILFRGEKRKTKHVKKNRDPRWEEEFTFMLDEPPVNDKLHVEVQSSSSRIGLLHPKETLGYIDINLSDVVNNKRINERYHLIDSKNGRIQIELQWRTK; encoded by the exons ATGGGGGTTTTCAGTActattttgggtttatttggaTTTGGAGTTGGGATTTCAGCGGGTCTTGTGATCGGTTATtatctcttcatcttcttccagcCTAGCGATGTCAAG GATCCTGAAATCCGTCCATTGGTTGAGCAAGACTCAGAGACTTTACAAGGGATGCTTCCAGAGATACCACTTTGGGTAAAAAACCCAGATTACGATCGT GTTGACTGGATAAACAAGTTTTTGGAATATATGTGGCCTTATCTTGACAAG GCCATTTGCATGACTGCCGAGAACATTGCCAAACCCATAATAGAGGAGCAAATTCCTAAGTACAAAATTGATGCCGTCAAATTTGAAAAACTTACATTAGGATCTTTGCCGCCAACTTTTCAAG GTATGAAGGTTTATGTTACAGATGAAAAGGAGTTAATTATGGAACCATTAATAAAATGGGCTGGAAATCCTGATGTTACTATTGCTGTAAAAGCATTTGGGCTGAAGGCAACTGTCCAG GTTGTGGATTTGCAAGTATTTGCTCTACCACGTATTACCTTAAAGCCTTTGGTTCCAAGCTTTCCTTGTTTTGCAAATATCTTCGTGTCCTTGATGGAGAAG CCCTATGTCGACTTTGGATTGAAGCTTATTGGGGCTGATCTCATGTCCATTCCTGGTCTTTACAGGTTTGTCCAG GAGCTCATCAAAGATCAGGTTGCAAACATGTATCTTTGGCCTAAAACCCTTCAAGTACCAGTTCTGGATCCATCAAA AGCTTTTAAAAGGCCTGTAGGAGTTCTTCATGTGAAAGTTCTAAGGGCATCAAAGCTAAAGAAAAAAGATTTTTTGGGTGCATCAGACCCTTATGTTAAACTGAAACTAACTGAGGATAAGCTTACTTCTAAGAAAACCACTGTGAAGCATAAGAACTTGAACCCTGAATGGAATGAGGAATTTGATATGATAGTGAAAGATCCTCAGACCCAGGCCTTAGAGCTTCATGTTATTGATTGGGAGCAG GTCGGGAAGCATGACAAGATGGGAATGAATGTGGTTCCTTTGAAAGAACTTACTGCTGATGAGCCCAAAGGTTTTACCCTTGAACTTCTTAAAAATATGGACTTAAATGATGCTCAAAATGAGAAGTCACGTGGGCAGCTTGAGGTGGAACTCACATATAAGCCCTTCAAAGAAGATGAAATGCCAAAAACTTTTGAGGAGTCAAAAACACTGCAGAAGGCTCCTGAAGATACACCTGATGGTGGAGGTGTGCTTGTAGTCATTGTCCACGAGGCACAAGATGTTGAAGGGAAGCACCACACCAATCCGTATGTGACAATTCTCTTTAGAGGCGAGAAGAGAAAGACAAAG CACGTAAAGAAAAACAGAGATCCAAGATGGGAAGAGGAGTTCACATTCATGCTGGATGAACCTCCCGTTAATGATAAATTGCATGTGGAAGTTCAAAGCAGTTCATCAAGGATTGGCCTGCTCCATCCCAAG GAAACACTGGGTTATATTGATATCAATCTTTCAGATGTTGTTAACAACAAAAGAATCAATGAGAGATACCATCTGATAGACTCAAAGAATGGGCGGATCCAGATTGAGTTGCAGTGGAGAACTAAATGA
- the LOC107908924 gene encoding GATA transcription factor 19 isoform X2: MVDGVAMDTVNQRGLIGRPYGYLHDDGGFERKDIKGAHKAVMNGVMSSVQPTRTSELTIAFEGEVYVFPAVTSEKVQAVLLLLGGCDTSINVPSSEFLLQEKVVGDSSRGSKISRRIASLVRFREKRKERCFEKKIRYTCRKEVAQRMHRKNGQFASVKDSNSGEGSCDQSDDTPDSVLRSCQHCGINEKLTPAMRRGPAGPRTLCNACGLMWANKGTLRDLRKGGRSTHFDSKELETPTDIKPSTLEPENSFANNDEQGSPQEKKPVPMDSENHLITSNEQILVRHYTSNLRYRVARDCIFAHYQVANDPILLIHQILSTDMQEFAQNSHPFLIHVENSSVNLDNEDIQETLEELADASGSDFEMPSHFDEQVDIDDSNIVTAWPGT, encoded by the exons ATGGTTGATGGTGTAGCAATGGATACAGTGAACCAACGGGGACTAATAGGGAGACCATACGGATATCTGCATGATGACGGAGGATTTGAGAGAAAAGACATTAAAGGAGCTCACAAGGCGGTCATGAATGGAGTCATGAGTTCAGTTCAACCTACTCGAACCAGTGAACTCACCATTGCTTTTGAGGGTGAGGTCTACGTCTTCCCCGCAGTTACTTCTGAAAAG GTCCAGGCAGTTTTACTACTACTGGGAGGATGTGATACATCAATTAATGTGCCCAGCTCCGAGTTCCTACTACAAGAAAAG GTTGTAGGTGACTCTTCACGAGGTTCAAAGATTTCCCGAAGAATTGCCTCGCTAGTCAGATTTCGTGAGAAGCGGAAAGAGAGATGCTTTGAAAAGAAAATACGCTATACTTGCCGAAAAGAGGTTGCTCAGAG GATGCATCGTAAGAATGGTCAGTTTGCATCAGTCAAGGACTCTAACTCAGGTGAAGGAAGCTGTGATCAAAGTGATGACACCCCTGACTCTGT CTTGCGTAGTTGTCAACACTGTGGGATCAATGAGAAGTTAACCCCGGCAATGCGTAGGGGGCCAGCTGGTCCCAGAACACTTTGCAATGCTTGTGGCCTTATGTGGGCAAACAAG ggAACACTGAGAGATCTTAGAAAAGGAGGCAGGAGTACTCACTTCGATTCAAAGGAGCTG GAAACTCCAACTGATATTAAGCCTTCAACTTTGGAACCAGAAAATTCTTTTGCCAATAATGATGAGCAG GGAAGCCCACAAGAGAAGAAGCCTGTACCTATGGATTCtgaaaatcatttaataacatCAAACGAGCAG ATTCTAGTACGACATTATACTTCAAACTTGCGATATCGAGTTGCAAGGGATTGCATTTTTGCTCATTATCAGGTTGCCAATGATCCGATTTTGTTGATTCACCAAATATTGTCCACTGATATGCAGGAATTCGCACAAAAttcacatccttttctcatcCACGTGGAGAATTCCTCAGTCAACCTTGATAACGAG GACATACAGGAAACACTAGAAGAGCTTGCTGATGCTTCAGGGTCGGATTTTGAGATGCCTTCACATTTTGATGAACAG GTTGACATTGACGATAGCAACATTGTGACCGCGTGGCCTGGGACTTAA
- the LOC107908924 gene encoding GATA transcription factor 19 isoform X3, translated as MVDGVAMDTVNQRGLIGRPYGYLHDDGGFERKDIKGAHKAVMNGVMSSVQPTRTSELTIAFEGEVYVFPAVTSEKVQAVLLLLGGCDTSINVPSSEFLLQEKVVGDSSRGSKISRRIASLVRFREKRKERCFEKKIRYTCRKEVAQRMHRKNGQFASVKDSNSGEGSCDQSDDTPDSVLRSCQHCGINEKLTPAMRRGPAGPRTLCNACGLMWANKGTLRDLRKGGRSTHFDSKELETPTDIKPSTLEPENSFANNDEQGSPQEKKPVPMDSENHLITSNEQEFAQNSHPFLIHVENSSVNLDNEDIQETLEELADASGSDFEMPSHFDEQVDIDDSNIVTAWPGT; from the exons ATGGTTGATGGTGTAGCAATGGATACAGTGAACCAACGGGGACTAATAGGGAGACCATACGGATATCTGCATGATGACGGAGGATTTGAGAGAAAAGACATTAAAGGAGCTCACAAGGCGGTCATGAATGGAGTCATGAGTTCAGTTCAACCTACTCGAACCAGTGAACTCACCATTGCTTTTGAGGGTGAGGTCTACGTCTTCCCCGCAGTTACTTCTGAAAAG GTCCAGGCAGTTTTACTACTACTGGGAGGATGTGATACATCAATTAATGTGCCCAGCTCCGAGTTCCTACTACAAGAAAAG GTTGTAGGTGACTCTTCACGAGGTTCAAAGATTTCCCGAAGAATTGCCTCGCTAGTCAGATTTCGTGAGAAGCGGAAAGAGAGATGCTTTGAAAAGAAAATACGCTATACTTGCCGAAAAGAGGTTGCTCAGAG GATGCATCGTAAGAATGGTCAGTTTGCATCAGTCAAGGACTCTAACTCAGGTGAAGGAAGCTGTGATCAAAGTGATGACACCCCTGACTCTGT CTTGCGTAGTTGTCAACACTGTGGGATCAATGAGAAGTTAACCCCGGCAATGCGTAGGGGGCCAGCTGGTCCCAGAACACTTTGCAATGCTTGTGGCCTTATGTGGGCAAACAAG ggAACACTGAGAGATCTTAGAAAAGGAGGCAGGAGTACTCACTTCGATTCAAAGGAGCTG GAAACTCCAACTGATATTAAGCCTTCAACTTTGGAACCAGAAAATTCTTTTGCCAATAATGATGAGCAG GGAAGCCCACAAGAGAAGAAGCCTGTACCTATGGATTCtgaaaatcatttaataacatCAAACGAGCAG GAATTCGCACAAAAttcacatccttttctcatcCACGTGGAGAATTCCTCAGTCAACCTTGATAACGAG GACATACAGGAAACACTAGAAGAGCTTGCTGATGCTTCAGGGTCGGATTTTGAGATGCCTTCACATTTTGATGAACAG GTTGACATTGACGATAGCAACATTGTGACCGCGTGGCCTGGGACTTAA
- the LOC107908924 gene encoding GATA transcription factor 19 isoform X1 encodes MVDGVAMDTVNQRGLIGRPYGYLHDDGGFERKDIKGAHKAVMNGVMSSVQPTRTSELTIAFEGEVYVFPAVTSEKVQAVLLLLGGCDTSINVPSSEFLLQEKVKVVGDSSRGSKISRRIASLVRFREKRKERCFEKKIRYTCRKEVAQRMHRKNGQFASVKDSNSGEGSCDQSDDTPDSVLRSCQHCGINEKLTPAMRRGPAGPRTLCNACGLMWANKGTLRDLRKGGRSTHFDSKELETPTDIKPSTLEPENSFANNDEQGSPQEKKPVPMDSENHLITSNEQILVRHYTSNLRYRVARDCIFAHYQVANDPILLIHQILSTDMQEFAQNSHPFLIHVENSSVNLDNEDIQETLEELADASGSDFEMPSHFDEQVDIDDSNIVTAWPGT; translated from the exons ATGGTTGATGGTGTAGCAATGGATACAGTGAACCAACGGGGACTAATAGGGAGACCATACGGATATCTGCATGATGACGGAGGATTTGAGAGAAAAGACATTAAAGGAGCTCACAAGGCGGTCATGAATGGAGTCATGAGTTCAGTTCAACCTACTCGAACCAGTGAACTCACCATTGCTTTTGAGGGTGAGGTCTACGTCTTCCCCGCAGTTACTTCTGAAAAG GTCCAGGCAGTTTTACTACTACTGGGAGGATGTGATACATCAATTAATGTGCCCAGCTCCGAGTTCCTACTACAAGAAAAGGTCAAG GTTGTAGGTGACTCTTCACGAGGTTCAAAGATTTCCCGAAGAATTGCCTCGCTAGTCAGATTTCGTGAGAAGCGGAAAGAGAGATGCTTTGAAAAGAAAATACGCTATACTTGCCGAAAAGAGGTTGCTCAGAG GATGCATCGTAAGAATGGTCAGTTTGCATCAGTCAAGGACTCTAACTCAGGTGAAGGAAGCTGTGATCAAAGTGATGACACCCCTGACTCTGT CTTGCGTAGTTGTCAACACTGTGGGATCAATGAGAAGTTAACCCCGGCAATGCGTAGGGGGCCAGCTGGTCCCAGAACACTTTGCAATGCTTGTGGCCTTATGTGGGCAAACAAG ggAACACTGAGAGATCTTAGAAAAGGAGGCAGGAGTACTCACTTCGATTCAAAGGAGCTG GAAACTCCAACTGATATTAAGCCTTCAACTTTGGAACCAGAAAATTCTTTTGCCAATAATGATGAGCAG GGAAGCCCACAAGAGAAGAAGCCTGTACCTATGGATTCtgaaaatcatttaataacatCAAACGAGCAG ATTCTAGTACGACATTATACTTCAAACTTGCGATATCGAGTTGCAAGGGATTGCATTTTTGCTCATTATCAGGTTGCCAATGATCCGATTTTGTTGATTCACCAAATATTGTCCACTGATATGCAGGAATTCGCACAAAAttcacatccttttctcatcCACGTGGAGAATTCCTCAGTCAACCTTGATAACGAG GACATACAGGAAACACTAGAAGAGCTTGCTGATGCTTCAGGGTCGGATTTTGAGATGCCTTCACATTTTGATGAACAG GTTGACATTGACGATAGCAACATTGTGACCGCGTGGCCTGGGACTTAA
- the LOC107908924 gene encoding GATA transcription factor 19 isoform X4, with the protein MVDGVAMDTVNQRGLIGRPYGYLHDDGGFERKDIKGAHKAVMNGVMSSVQPTRTSELTIAFEGEVYVFPAVTSEKVQAVLLLLGGCDTSINVPSSEFLLQEKVKVVGDSSRGSKISRRIASLVRFREKRKERCFEKKIRYTCRKEVAQRMHRKNGQFASVKDSNSGEGSCDQSDDTPDSVLRSCQHCGINEKLTPAMRRGPAGPRTLCNACGLMWANKGTLRDLRKGGRSTHFDSKELETPTDIKPSTLEPENSFANNDEQGSPQEKKPVPMDSENHLITSNEQEFAQNSHPFLIHVENSSVNLDNEDIQETLEELADASGSDFEMPSHFDEQVDIDDSNIVTAWPGT; encoded by the exons ATGGTTGATGGTGTAGCAATGGATACAGTGAACCAACGGGGACTAATAGGGAGACCATACGGATATCTGCATGATGACGGAGGATTTGAGAGAAAAGACATTAAAGGAGCTCACAAGGCGGTCATGAATGGAGTCATGAGTTCAGTTCAACCTACTCGAACCAGTGAACTCACCATTGCTTTTGAGGGTGAGGTCTACGTCTTCCCCGCAGTTACTTCTGAAAAG GTCCAGGCAGTTTTACTACTACTGGGAGGATGTGATACATCAATTAATGTGCCCAGCTCCGAGTTCCTACTACAAGAAAAGGTCAAG GTTGTAGGTGACTCTTCACGAGGTTCAAAGATTTCCCGAAGAATTGCCTCGCTAGTCAGATTTCGTGAGAAGCGGAAAGAGAGATGCTTTGAAAAGAAAATACGCTATACTTGCCGAAAAGAGGTTGCTCAGAG GATGCATCGTAAGAATGGTCAGTTTGCATCAGTCAAGGACTCTAACTCAGGTGAAGGAAGCTGTGATCAAAGTGATGACACCCCTGACTCTGT CTTGCGTAGTTGTCAACACTGTGGGATCAATGAGAAGTTAACCCCGGCAATGCGTAGGGGGCCAGCTGGTCCCAGAACACTTTGCAATGCTTGTGGCCTTATGTGGGCAAACAAG ggAACACTGAGAGATCTTAGAAAAGGAGGCAGGAGTACTCACTTCGATTCAAAGGAGCTG GAAACTCCAACTGATATTAAGCCTTCAACTTTGGAACCAGAAAATTCTTTTGCCAATAATGATGAGCAG GGAAGCCCACAAGAGAAGAAGCCTGTACCTATGGATTCtgaaaatcatttaataacatCAAACGAGCAG GAATTCGCACAAAAttcacatccttttctcatcCACGTGGAGAATTCCTCAGTCAACCTTGATAACGAG GACATACAGGAAACACTAGAAGAGCTTGCTGATGCTTCAGGGTCGGATTTTGAGATGCCTTCACATTTTGATGAACAG GTTGACATTGACGATAGCAACATTGTGACCGCGTGGCCTGGGACTTAA
- the LOC107908923 gene encoding dynamin-related protein 3A yields the protein MAEEAAVASTPPQSSAAPLGSSVIPLVNKLQDIFAKLGSQSTIELPQVAVVGSQSSGKSSVLESLVGRDFLPRGSDICTRRPLVLQLLQTKRKPDGSEEEYGEFLHLPGKRFYDFSEIRREIQAETDREAGGNKGVSDKQIRLKIFSPNVLDITLVDLPGITKVPVGDQPSDIEARIRTMIMSYIKQPSCLIIAVTPANSDLANSDALQIAGNADPDGYRTIGVITKLDIMDRGTDARNLLLGKVIPLRLGYIGVVNRSQEDILLNRSIKDALVAEEQFFRSRPVYNGLADRCGVPQLAKKLNQILVQHIKAILPGLKSRISSALVSVAKEHASYGEITESKAGQGALLLNILSKYCEAFSSMVEGKNEEMSTSELSGGARIHYIFQSIFVKSLEEVDPCEGLTDDDIRTAIQNATGPRSALFVPEVPFEVLVRRQIARLLDPSLQCARFIYDELIKISHRCMMNELQRFPVLRKHMDQVVGNFLQEGLEPSETMIGHMIEMEMDYINTSHPNFIGGSKAVELANQQIRNSRVHLPVSKAKDGLEPDKAPPSEKSTKSRTIIGRQVNGIAAEQVVRPAADVEKVPSTGSTSGLTWGISSIFGSSDNRSSVKESLTNKPYTEPAQNMEHAFSMIHLKEPPSLLRPSECSETEAIEIAITKLLLRSYYDIVRKNIEDSVPKAVMHFLVNHSKRELHNVFIRKLYRENLFEEMLQEPDEIASKRKRTRETLRVLQQAFRTLDELPLEAETVERGYSLGSDLTGLPKIHGLPTSSMYSTSSGSNDSYAASPKHTKSRKSSHSGELQSHLYASSGSNGNGRSYMPGLYPAVDL from the exons ATGGCTGAAGAAGCAGCAGTAGCATCGACGCCGCCTCAATCATCTGCGGCGCCATTGGGATCTTCCGTTATACCGTTAGTGAACAAGCTACAAGACATATTCGCTAAACTTGGTAGCCAGTCCACTATAGAGTTGCCGCAGGTGGCGGTGGTTGGAAGCCAGAGCAGTGGCAAGTCCAGTGTGCTAGAGTCGCTAGTTGGCCGTGATTTCTTGCCTCGTGGTTCCGATATATGCACGCGTCGCCCTCTTGTCCTTCAGCTTCTCCAGACCAAGCGTAAACCTGATGGTTCTGAGGAAGAATATGGCGAGTTTCTTCACTTGCCTGGCAAGCGCTTCTATGACTTCTCTGAGATTCGCAGGGAGATTCAG GCTGAGACGGATAGGGAGGCTGGAGGAAACAAAGGTGTTTCTGACAAGCAGATTCGACTTAAGATTTTCTCGCCAAATGTTCTTGATATCACTCTCGTGGATTTGCCTGGAATCACAAAGGTTCCCGTGGGTGACCAGCCCTCTGACATTGAAGCTCGAATAAGAACAATGATTATGTCATACATTAAACAGCCAAGCTGTCTGATTATAGCTGTTACTCCTGCAAATTCTGACTTAGCAAATTCTGATGCGCTTCAAATTGCTGGAAATGCTGATCCTGATG GTTATAGAACCATTGGTGTAATCACAAAG TTGGATATAATGGACAGAGGTACTGATGCTCGTAATCTGCTGCTTGGGAAAGTGATTCCCCTTCGACTTGGTTACATAGGTGTTGTGAATCGTAGTCAAGAG GATATTTTACTCAACCGGAGTATCAAGGATGCCCTTGTGGCAGAGGAACAGTTCTTCCGTAGTCGTCCA GTATATAATGGTTTAGCTGATCGTTGTGGTGTACCTCAGTTGGCAAAGAAGCTGAACCAG ATTTTAGTACAACATATCAAGGCAATACTTCCTGGGCTGAAATCACGCATTAGTTCTGCATTGGTTTCTGTGGCGAAGGAGCATGCAAGCTATGGAGAAATCACTGAATCAAAG GCTGGTCAGGGAGCTCTTCTACTGAATATTCTTTCGAAATACTGTGAGG CATTCTCATCAATGGTTGAGgggaaaaatgaagaaatgtcTACGTCTGAGCTGTCTGGTGGAGCAAGGATTCATTACATTTTCCAATCAATCTTTGTTAAGAGCTTAGAG GAGGTTGATCCATGTGAAGGCTTGACTGACGATGACATTCGAACTGCTATTCAGAATGCAACTGGTCCTAGATCTGCACTATTTGTACCTGAA GTCCCATTTGAAGTGCTTGTTAGAAGGCAAATAGCACGTTTGCTAGATCCAAGTCTTCAATGTGCCAGGTTCATATATGATGAGTTAATAAAG ATTAGCCATCGCTGTATGATGAATGAACTGCAGCGATTTCCTGTTCTGAGGAAACATATGGACCAAGTTGTTGGAAATTTTCTCCAAGAAGGTCTCGAACCATCTGAGACAATGATAGGACATATGATTGAAATGGAG ATGGATTACATAAATACTTCCCACCCAAATTTTATTGGTGGGAGCAAGGCTGTAGAGCTTGCCAATCAGCAGATAAGGAATTCCAGGGTTCATTTGCCTGTATCTAAAGCAAAG GATGGTTTGGAGCCTGATAAGGCACCTCCTTCTGAAAAAAGCACTAAATCTCGGACTATTATTGGAAGACAAGTTAATGGAATCGCGGCTGAGCAG GTAGTCCGTCCTGCTGCAGATGTTGAGAAAGTTCCATCCACAG GAAGCACAAGTGGGTTAACTTGGGGTATCTCATCAATATTTGGTAGCAGTGATAACCGCTCATCTGTGAAAGAGAGCTTGACAAACAAACCGTATACCGAACCCGCTCAAAACATGGAACATGCCTTCTCCATGATCCATTTGAAAGAG cCCCCATCTCTCTTGAGGCCTTCAGAATGTTCAGAAACTGAAGCTATTGAAATTGCTATCACCAAATTGCTCTTAAGATCATACTATGATATTGTCAGGAAGAATATAGAGGACTCTGTGCCTAAAGCAGTTATGCACTTCTTG GTCAACCACTCAAAACGTGAACTTCACAATGTCTTTATCAGAAAGCTTTACAG AGAAAACCTGTTTGAAGAAATGTTACAGGAACCTGATGAGATCGCTTCTAAGAGAAAACGTACTCGAGAAACACTCCGAGTTCTCCAACAGGCATTCAGG ACATTGGACGAATTGCCATTGGAAGCTGAAACAGTAGAGAGGGGATACAGTTTGGGTTCTGATCTAACAGGCCTGCCAAAGATCCACGGGCTGCCGACATCATCAATGTATTCTACAAGTAGTGGTTCAAATGACTCCTATGCAGCTTCTCCTAAACACACAAAATCTCGCAAATCATCCCACTCAGGGGAACTACAGTCACACTTGTATGCTAGTTCAGGTTCAAATGGAAATGGACGCAGTTACATGCCGGGCCTCTATCCTGCAGTTGATCTGTAA
- the LOC107908922 gene encoding coiled-coil-helix-coiled-coil-helix domain-containing protein 10, mitochondrial, whose translation MPRRSSGRSASRPAPRPAPARSPPPQPAQHAPPPAPAQSGSGGSLLGGIGSTIAQGMAFGTGSAVAHRAVDAVMGPRTIQHETVVSEAAAAPANSFTGSDACSIHSKAFQDCLNSYGNEISKCQFYMDMLSECRKNSGSMLGA comes from the exons ATGCCTCGCCGAAGCTCTG GAAGATCTGCTTCTCGCCCAGCCCCTCGTCCTGCTCCGGCACGTAGCCCACCGCCTCAACCTG CTCAACATGCTCCTCCTCCAGCTCCTGCTCAGAGTGGAAGTGGGGGATCCCTTCTTGGAGGCATAGGCTCAACAATAGCTCAGG GCATGGCTTTTGGAACTGGAAGTGCTGTAGCCCACAGGGCTGTCGATGCTGTTATGGGTCCTCGTACTATTCAACATGAAACTGTTGTTTCCGAGGCTGCAGCAGCCCCTGCCAATAGTTTTACCGGCTCTGATGCATGCAGCATACACTCTAAGGCATTCCAAGAC TGCCTGAATAGCTATGGGAACGAAATCAGCAAGTGTCAGTTCTACATGGATATGTTGTCAGAGTGCAGGAAGAACTCTGGATCAATGTTGGGTGCCTAA
- the LOC107907726 gene encoding gamma-glutamyl peptidase 5, whose protein sequence is MGDGKRFAVLLCAEDSDYVKKRYGGYYGVFVEMLAEDGEAWEVFKVANGEFPDDDEIANFDGFVITGSCNDAHGNDVWICKLIALLKKLDSMNKKVLGICFGHQILSRALGGKTGRAISGWDIGVTAIHLSSSTSTLFSSLNIPTTLSVIECHQDEVRELPPEAEVIAWSEKTGVEMFRYGDHMMGIQGHPEYTKDILLHLIDRLMQLSFIEDSYADELKANLGKVEPDKDAWKKLCTSFLKGRL, encoded by the exons atggggGATGGGAAGAGATTTGCTGTGCTTCTGTGTGCGGAGGATTCCGATTATGTTAAGAAGAGGTACGGAGGATATTACGGGGTGTTCGTCGAAATGCTAGCGGAGGACGGCGAGGCGTGGGAAGTTTTTAAGGTGGCCAATGGCGAGTTCCCTGACGATGATGAGATCGCGAACTTTGACGGCTTCGTTATAACCGGGAGTTGCAATGATGCGCATGGGAACGATGTTTGGATCTGCAAATTGATTGCTCTTTTGAAAAAATTGGATTCCATGAACAAAAAAGTTCTCGGGATTTGCTTCGGTCATcag ATTCTCAGTCGAGCACTGGGAGGAAAAACAGGGCGAGCCATCTCAGGGTGGGATATTGGAGTGACAGCCATTCATTTGTCATCGTCTACATCTACACTCTTCTCATCTCTGAATATTCCGACCACTCTTTCGGTGATTGAGTGCCACCAAGATGAG GTTCGAGAACTTCCACCAGAGGCAGAGGTGATAGCATGGTCCGAAAAAACTGGTGTCGAGATGTTTAGGTATGGGGATCATATGATGGGCATACAAGGCCACCCTGAATACACCAAAGACATTCTTCTTCACCTGATTGACCGTCTGATGCAGCTCAGCTTTATCGAA GATTCATATGCTGATGAGCTGAAAGCAAATCTGGGGAAAGTAGAGCCTGATAAGGATGCATGGAAGAAATTGTGCACCAGTTTCCTCAAGGGTAGATTATGA